A genomic segment from Bufo bufo chromosome 8, aBufBuf1.1, whole genome shotgun sequence encodes:
- the LOC121009570 gene encoding transforming protein RhoA-like, with product MAAIRKKLVIVGDGACGKTCLLIVFSKDQFPEVYVPTVFENYVADIEVDSKQVELALWDTAGQEDYDRLRPLSYPDTDVILMCFSIDSPDSLENIPEKWTPEVKHFCPNVPIILVGNKKDLRNDEHTRRELAKMKQEPVKPEEGRDMANRISAFGYLECSAKTKDGVREVFEMATRAALQAKRGRKKTTCNLL from the exons ATGGCTGCCATACGTAAAAAGCTTGTCATTGTGGGTGATGGCGCCTGCGGTAAGACCTGTCTGCTCATCGTATTCAGCAAGGACCAGTTCCCGGAGGTCTACGTGCCCACCGTCTTTGAGAATTATGTGGCTGACATCGAGGTCGACTCCAAAcag gtggAGCTGGCTCTGTGGGATACCGCTGGCCAGGAGGACTACGATCGTCTCAGACCCCTGTCCTATCCGGATACTGATGTCATCCTCATGTGTTTCTCCATTGACAGCCCTGACAGTTTgg AGAACATCCCTGAGAAGTGGACTCCGGAGGTGAAGCATTTCTGCCCCAACGTGCCCATAATATTGGTAGGAAACAAGAAGGATCTGAGGAATGACGAGCACACCCGGCGTGAGCTGGCCAAGATGAAGCAG GAGCCGGTGAAGCCAGAAGAAGGCAGGGATATGGCAAATAGGATCAGTGCCTTTGGCTACCTGGAATGCTCTGCTAAAACAAAGGACGGTGTGCGGGAAGTGTTTGAGATGGCGACAAGAGCTGCCTTACAAGCCAAGAGAGGTCGCAAGAAGACCACGTGCAATCTCCTGTAA
- the LOC121009572 gene encoding ficolin-1-like, translated as MKTCWFTLLWVSVMVLSNAEESCPEVKIVGLGDSDKLSILRGCPGMPGSPGPKGDPGEKGECGPSGAIGKMGPTGPKGEKGEAATEKVFYAARNCKELRDQGEVLSDWYTIYPDGSAPLRVLCDMHTDGGGWIVFQRRWDGSVNFDQDWKSYKNGFGSRLTEFWLGNDNLHMLTSAGTWKLRIDLQDFEIAKYSAEYSSFKILGESEKYKLILGTYTGGNMGDSFSFHKNGLFTTKDQDNDKYGGNCAQICKAGWWYVDCHNANLNGQYYLGPHNNTAFGINWKHGKGHNYSYKVSEMKIRMV; from the exons ATGAAGACTTGCTGGTTCACCTTGCTCTGGGTCTCTGTGATGGTTCTCAGCAATGCTGAAGAGTCATGTCCAG AAGTGAAGATAGTTGGACTTGGAGACTCTGACAAGTTGTCCATCCTCAGAGGGTGTCCAGGAATGCCTGGATCTCCTGGACCGAAGGGAGACCCTGGAGAAAAAG GAGAATGCGGTCCTTCAGGAGCCATCGGGAAGATGGGACCAACGGGTCCAAAGG GTGAAAAGGGAGAAGCGGCGACGGAAAAAGTATTTTATG CTGCCCGCAACTGCAAGGAGCTACGAGATCAAGGGGAAGTGCTCAGTGACTGGTACACAATATACCCAGATGGCAGCGCCCCCCTCAGGGTGCTGTGTGATATGCACACAGATGGCGGGGGCTGGATT GTTTTCCAGAGACGTTGGGATGGTTCGGTGAATTTCGACCAAGACTGGAAATCCTACAAGAATGGATTCGGCAGCCggctgacagagttttggctggggAACGACAATCTTCACATGTTAACATCTGCAG GTACTTGGAAGCTGCGAATCGATCTGCAAGATTTTGAAATAGCAAAATATTCGGCCGAATATTCATCCTTCAAAATCCTTGGAGAATCCGAGAAGTATAAGCTGATACTGGGAACATATACTGGTGGAAATATGG GCGACTCCTTCAGTTTTCATAAGAATGGATTGTTCACCACCAAAGACCAAGACAACGACAAATATGGCGGCAACTGCGCCCAGATATGTAAGGCAGGGTGGTGGTACGTGGACTGCCATAACGCCAACCTGAACGGACAGTACTACCTGGGGCCCCACAATAACACAGCCTTTGGCATCAACTGGAAGCATGGCAAAGGGCACAACTACTCCTACAAAGTCTCTGAGATGAAGATCAGGATGGTGTAA
- the LOC121009571 gene encoding ficolin-2-like isoform X2 has protein sequence MRLLITVLSLLVTSCPAEDSCPEVKVVGVGDSDRLAILRGCPGVPGSPGAKGYNGAAGEKGQKGSTGEVGKIGPQGQKGEKGESGKPESGLYAARSCKELLDHGEVLSDWYTIYPDGSAPLRVLCDMHTDGGGWIVFQRRLDGSVDFFRDWNSYKEGFGSRLADFWLGNENIHKLTSSDTWELRIDLEDFDRAQYFAKYSSFQILGEEEKYKLLLGGFKNGDAGDSMSYHNLMGFSTKDEDNDLNKGDCARTCSSGWWYKSCYHANLNGPYLAGEHGSDKMALHWYTGKGLSYSYKRSEMKIRPEVKK, from the exons ATGCGTCTGCTGATCACTGTCCTCTCCTTGCTGGTCACCTCTTGTCCTGCCGAGGACTCGTGTCCAG AAGTGAAGGTCGTTGGAGTGGGAGATTCGGACAGactggccatcctcagaggctgcCCCGGCGTTCCTGGATCTCCTGGTGCAAAAGGATATAATGGAGCGGCAGGAGAGAAAG GGCAGAAAGGATCTACAGGAGAAGTTGGAAAGATTGGTCCACAAGGACAAAAAG GAGAGAAAGGAGAATCCGGAAAGCCGGAGTCAGGACTGTACG cTGCCAGGAGCTGTAAGGAGCTGCTGGATCATGGAGAAGTGCTCAGTGACTGGTACACAATATACCCAGATGGCAGCGCCCCCCTGAGGGTGTTATGTGATATGCACACAGACGGAGGGGGCTGGATT GTTTTCCAAAGACGCTTGGATGGTTCAGTGGATTTCTTCCGGGACTGGAATTCTTATAAGGAAGGTTTTGGAAGCCGCCTGGCTGATTTCTGGTTGGGAAATGAGAATATTCACAAGTTAACGTCTTCGG ATACGTGGGAGCTACGCATCGATCTAGAGGACTTCGACCGCGcacaatattttgccaaataCTCCTCATTTCAGATCCTCGGAGAAGAAGAGAAATACAAATTATTGCTTGGAGGCTTCAAAAATGGAGATGCAG GTGACTCCATGTCCTACCATAACCTGATGGGGTTCTCCACGAAGGACGAGGACAATGACCTGAACAAAGGCGACTGCGCGAGAACCTGCTCCTCCGGCTGGTGGTATAAGTCCTGCTATCACGCCAACCTGAACGGCCCGTACCTGGCAGGGGAGCACGGCAGCGACAAGATGGCCTTACACTGGTACACGGGCAAAGGACTCTCCTATTCCTACAAGAGATCTGAGATGAAGATACGGCCTGAGGTAAAGAAGTAA
- the LOC121009571 gene encoding ficolin-2-like isoform X1, with protein sequence MRLLITVLSLLVTSCPAEDSCPAEVKVVGVGDSDRLAILRGCPGVPGSPGAKGYNGAAGEKGQKGSTGEVGKIGPQGQKGEKGESGKPESGLYAARSCKELLDHGEVLSDWYTIYPDGSAPLRVLCDMHTDGGGWIVFQRRLDGSVDFFRDWNSYKEGFGSRLADFWLGNENIHKLTSSDTWELRIDLEDFDRAQYFAKYSSFQILGEEEKYKLLLGGFKNGDAGDSMSYHNLMGFSTKDEDNDLNKGDCARTCSSGWWYKSCYHANLNGPYLAGEHGSDKMALHWYTGKGLSYSYKRSEMKIRPEVKK encoded by the exons ATGCGTCTGCTGATCACTGTCCTCTCCTTGCTGGTCACCTCTTGTCCTGCCGAGGACTCGTGTCCAG CAGAAGTGAAGGTCGTTGGAGTGGGAGATTCGGACAGactggccatcctcagaggctgcCCCGGCGTTCCTGGATCTCCTGGTGCAAAAGGATATAATGGAGCGGCAGGAGAGAAAG GGCAGAAAGGATCTACAGGAGAAGTTGGAAAGATTGGTCCACAAGGACAAAAAG GAGAGAAAGGAGAATCCGGAAAGCCGGAGTCAGGACTGTACG cTGCCAGGAGCTGTAAGGAGCTGCTGGATCATGGAGAAGTGCTCAGTGACTGGTACACAATATACCCAGATGGCAGCGCCCCCCTGAGGGTGTTATGTGATATGCACACAGACGGAGGGGGCTGGATT GTTTTCCAAAGACGCTTGGATGGTTCAGTGGATTTCTTCCGGGACTGGAATTCTTATAAGGAAGGTTTTGGAAGCCGCCTGGCTGATTTCTGGTTGGGAAATGAGAATATTCACAAGTTAACGTCTTCGG ATACGTGGGAGCTACGCATCGATCTAGAGGACTTCGACCGCGcacaatattttgccaaataCTCCTCATTTCAGATCCTCGGAGAAGAAGAGAAATACAAATTATTGCTTGGAGGCTTCAAAAATGGAGATGCAG GTGACTCCATGTCCTACCATAACCTGATGGGGTTCTCCACGAAGGACGAGGACAATGACCTGAACAAAGGCGACTGCGCGAGAACCTGCTCCTCCGGCTGGTGGTATAAGTCCTGCTATCACGCCAACCTGAACGGCCCGTACCTGGCAGGGGAGCACGGCAGCGACAAGATGGCCTTACACTGGTACACGGGCAAAGGACTCTCCTATTCCTACAAGAGATCTGAGATGAAGATACGGCCTGAGGTAAAGAAGTAA